In Alteromonas macleodii, the sequence TCCAATGGTTATTTTGATTATTTCTGGCAGGCAACACGGCTAGATTTAGTACGTGACGAAAAACAAGCAAACGTGCTGCTAATTGCGCAAAGCGGACCTCAATATAAGTTTGGTGAACTCAAATTCGTAGGTGATGATAAAGCTAAAGCGATTATTAAACGCCTAAAACCTTTTAAAACTGGCGATGCCTATTCATCATCAGTGTTAGGCGATTTTAACAGACGTTTAAATCAGTCAGGCTATTTCAACCGGGTCATAGCAAGGCCAGTAGTCAGCGACGCAGAAGGCTTACTGGTTCCTATTGAAGTCTCGCTTCAACACAGACCTACCGATGCATTTAATGTCTCGGTAGGTGCGGCTACTGATACAGGTCCGCGAGTACGTTTGGGTTGGGAACGTCCTTGGGTTAATGACAAAGGGCACTCGGTTTCATCAGATATTTTTATTTCAGAGCCTGAACAATCGGTTACCGCCGACTACCGCATTCCAATGAAAAATATCACTCGCGACTATGCCAGTATCGAAGCGGGCTACCAGTTTATTGAGTACGCCAATACGTCATTTGAAAGCGAAACCCTTTCTTTGTCAGCACATAGATACACGCAACAAGATGGTTCGCCCTGGCAACATGATTATTCAGTAACCTACCTTAGAGAGACTTACGATCAGGGGGACCTTGATACTAATACCACCTCGTTAGTTTTACCGGGCTATTCACTAACCTACCGAGATAAAGACGACGAGCTCAACATTGGCAACGGCACCTATGTTCAAGTGCTGGCTCAATATGGCAAAGAGGGCTTTGGCTCAGACATTGACTATGCTAAAACTGCCGTTGAAGGCATGTTAATTCGTACATTCGCTAATAAGCACAGAATAACTTTACGCGGAGAAATTGGAGCAATTAAAACAAACTCTTTCGATGACGTGCCTGCTTCACTTCGCTTTTACGCTGGAGGCGACCAAAGCGTTAGAGGGTTTAGCTATCGTGATTTGTCGCCGAAAGCAGATGTTATTAACCCAGAGACTGGCGAGCTTGACCTTGAATCTATTGGCGGAAAGTACCTAGTCACATCAAGCATAGAATACGCGTACTCAATTGCAGATAACTGGCGAATAGCCGCTTTCGTAGACGCGGGTAAAGCTGCAAACGATATAAGCGACTCCCTCGCTTATGGTATAGGCCCTGGGGTTCACTGGCTGTCACCTATTGGCGCTGTAAGAGTATATTTAGCCAGAGGGCTATCAAAACAAGAAAATGATTGGCGTATTCACATAATCTTGGGGCCTGAGCTATGAGAAAACGTACAGTTTCTGCCATCTTGCTCTCGCCTGTACTGCTATTGGTTGCCATTTATGCGCTACTCATCAGCCCGTTGGGCGGCCCAACAGTAAAACTTATCGCGAACAGCTTTGTTACAAACCTTTCCATTGATGATATCGATGGCAGTTTTGCCGATACCCTTGAAATACACAATTTACACTGGGAAAACGCGCAGTGGCGCGTGGCATCGCAGTACGCCTATATTGATATAACGTGGCGTTGTCTTTTTGAGCCAAAAGTCTGCGTAAATGAACTCACGCTTGAAAATGCCACGTTAACGCAACTCGCTGCTGCTCCAGAAACAGTTGAAGAAACCAACACTGGCGATGAATTTTCTTTGCCTATTCCCATTGAAGTAGGGTATCTAGCCCTTGCAAACATTAACGTTGAGCTTCTTACCACAACCGTTGAAGTGGATGAGCTAGAGCTTGCAGATTTCAGCGGCGACCAGACGCTGGCTCTTGACAGTTTAGCCACGAAAGGGGTTCGTATAGCCCTGTTAGAACAAAATACAAAAACAAGCTCACCAGCAGCAAATACAGCTTCTCAAGCTCAGCCTTCCACGTCAAAACAGACACCTAAACAAAGTGCTGAAAAAACAGCAGGGCTAGCGACACCAGATGAAGAAAGCGCCTTGCCTAAGTCATACTCGCTTAGCTACGAGGTGCCTGAATTACCAACAATCACCGCTCCTATTCCCATATCGCTTGGTACTTTATTGGTTGAAGACTTACACGTTACCCAAGGCGATAGCACACAACAAATAGCATTGATATCGCTGCTCGACGCACAGTTCAAAGACAGTGATATTGCCATTGAAGAAATGGTTGTCGCGCATGAACAAGGGGAAGTAAAAGCAAAAGCGAGCGCCACCCTTAGTGGGAACTTCCCGCTAAGCATTGCAGCTAGAGCAAAGACAGTACTTGATGATGCTCCCCTTACCGTAAACTTAAACGCATCGGGGGCACTTGATGATTTGGCACTTTCCGTCAACACAACGGGGGCTGTAAACGCCGACGCTAATTTGGCAGCAAACGTTCTTAATACCGAACTCCCCATTGAATTCACTGCAAAGTGGCAAGAACAACCCATTCCAACAATGGAAAGCGCCACGTTAAAAGCAGGTACGCTGACACTTGAAGGTACTATGGGCGATTACCAGTTAAAAGGCACCGGTGCAGCAATCTTGCCAGACATAGGTAATGTGCCTGTATCCCTGGATGTTGTGCTTAAAAAGAACAATATTTATGTCAATCAGGCGAATATTGAGGCGCTAGAAGGTAGCTTAGTCAATACAGGTACCCTTTACCTAAACGAGAGTATTGCTTGGGAGGGAAAAACCACGCTTTCAAACGTGTCTGCACAGCGTTTCAGCGCTTACGCACCTGAGAACTTAAGCGGCGAGATAGAGAGCATTTTACAGTACTCAGAGCGTGGCGGGCTGCATATGAGCTTTAAAGATATGCAGGTATCTGGCGTGCTACAAGGTGAACCACTAGAAATAAAAGGCAACGCCGTGTATGCCGGCCCCAGTGACTTATTCGTTACTAACGTAAACATCGTGCAAGAAGGGGAAAATGAAAAGAACGTTATTCGAGCTATTGCACAAGTCTTAAACAAGCGTCATTTAAACGCCGATATTACTATTAACGCAAACACAATAAATAATCTTTACCCAGAAGTATCCGGTGCGATAAATGGTAAGATATCTGCCTCTGGTCCGTGGCAAAATCCACGTGCTAACGGCACGTTAGATTTATCCAACATCACTATATCACCAAATTTAAATGCCTCTGCTGCGCAGCAAGGACCGTTGAGCGGCGAGATAACACTAGATGGCACTTATAAAGATCACCAAGCACAGCTAAACCTTTCGTTACCCGATAATCAAATTGCCTTCAGCCTTAACGGTTCATGGGCAAACAATCATTGGATAGGTGAGATAAGCGATACCCAGCTAGAGCTTGCTAATATGCAATGGGCGTTATCAAGCCCGTTCACACTTGATATAGGCACCGCGCCTGTGACTGCCAAAATAGGCCAGCACTGCTGGACATCACGTCGCGAAGGAGAGCTGTGCATCTCGAACGTGAATTATCAAGACAGCAAAGCAAGTTGGGATATCAAAGCAACGTCACTACCTGTAGGGCTGTGGGCGAATGAACTAGTGCCAACTATGGTTTCAGCGCCTTCTGAAGCTACATTAAGTATTCAAACAAAAGGCAGTTATTCACAACAAGATCCTATCGATGCGACTTTTACTGCGTCAATGAGTGCAGCCCCGTGGCAATTAGGTGAAACCAGACCATTAACGCTTACCATTAACTCATTTGAAACTAGCGGTAAAATAAAACAAGGGCAGCTGGAGTCAACCTCACTGATCTCCAGTCAAGATATCGGTGATGCAACACTTACGTTAAACACCCGACCGTTTGAAGAGGAAATACCTTTGGACGGTAAGTTGGTCATGGAGGGACTTGATGTAGCGCCACTGAAACCTCTTTCTCCCGCTATTCGCACCTTAACAGGGGTGCTTAACGGTAATATTACTCTTAGCGGATATGTCAATGACCCATCCCTAAATGGCGAGCTTACCGTTTCTAACGGCGCAATAGATATTCAAGATACGCCTGTCACATTAGCCGACTGGAATCAAAAAGTAGTGCTTAGCGACCAAACTGCAGCGCTTGATGGCAGTTTTATACTCGGAGGAGGTAAAGGTACGCTAGAAGGTGAACTCGACTGGTCATCAGAGCCTAGCGCTAACTTCAAGTTAAAGGGCAACAGCTTTGAAATAAGACAGCCAAACATTCGTCTGAAGGTATCGCCTAATATTGATGTTGCCGCAACTAAAGAGAAGGTCGATGTAACGGGCGATATTAATATTCCGTGGGCCCGTATTGAAGTAGAGTCCTTACCTGAAAGTGCAGTGTCACCGTCAAAGGACGTTCACTTGCGCGGAGAGCCAGACAAAGAAGAGCCGCTGGATATTGTTCATGCATCTGTGTTGGTTAATATTGATAAAAACAAAACAGAAGAGGTAAAGCTTGAAGCCTTTGGCCTTACGGCTAGCCTATTCGGCGGTATACGCGTGAACACTCAGCCGGCGTTAGTTGGCTATGGAGACCTGCAAATAATAAACGGGCGCTACAGCGCCTATGGTCAGCAGTTGATTATTCAAACCGGCGAAGTGCAGTTCAACGGTCCTATCGACCAACCGCTGTTACTGGTAGAGGCTATAAGAGACCCGGCTAAAACCGACGATGATGTGATAGCAGGTATTCGTATTGACGGAGCCGCTGACGCACCAAGCATCAACCTTTTCTCTGAACCCTCTATGGACCAGCAGGGCGTATTATCGTATCTATTAACGGGGTCTGGGCCAGATTCAGGCAGTTCAGCAGATCCTAACTACGCAGCACTCCTATTAGGTTTTGGGCTGTCGAACACGGAAACCCTTACCGGGCAGTTAGGTAGTGCTTTAGGCATCGACGACTTTAGCTTGAGTACCAATGAAAACTTGCTTTCTGTTACCGGCCAAATCAACGACCGGCTTTCGGTGGAATACAATGTGGATGTAGGTATAAAAGATAACGATGCCAATAGCACCTTGAGACGTCGACAACTCCCACCTGATTTGGCACTTAAATATCAGTTACTACCTAGCCTGTATTTAGAGGCAATCCAAACCACACTGGAAGATCAATCAGAATTTGCGTTAGACCTTTATTATGAGTTCTTTTTAGGTGATAACAGAACTCGCAAAAGCGATAACGATGATGATGACAGTGATGATACCGATGAGGTTGATAATAATTCAGAGTCATCACAGAGAAGCAACGCTGAAACCTCAAGTTCCAGCAAAGACAACTAAACGCTCTGTGGTAATGCTTTGAATTTCTAAGGCCCTATTTTCTAGCGCTGCTGCGCCATACTTTCTAGCGTTTTGAGCTGCCGCTCGAAGCGCTTTTGCCTTTTGTGTGCCCATACATACCACACTAGCATTCCGATACTAAGTGATGTCATAACTATCGTCATCTTGGTGATTTTCTCTGGAGCAGGGTCACCGAAAAAATAACGTTCCAACAAGAAAGCATATCCAAAGAGCACTGCCGTCCACGTTGAGTGCTTAGTAATGAAGGCAATCTTCACGTTATTTTTAATTTGTTTAGTCAACTTAATGAGATGATCCGCGGTTTGCGTATCTTTTGAAAACGCAGCCACTCTTCTTAGCCATAGCTGATAAATAAGCAAGGGAAGAGCAGTAGTAAGCATGAATATAAACATTGCGTGAGCGACAAACGTAAATTTATCCCAATTATTAATAAGCAAATAAACCGCGGGTATAAACGCTAGCGAGTCTATCACCATATACCAACGCTGCTTCGTTCGTTCGCTGCGCAAACTGGACTTTACTTCCTCAACATCGATAGTCGTAACTGGCTGAGTTTGCCATAGCGCAGATAGGGCCTCGTTTTGTTCGTTACCTACTGATATTGGCGGCGTCTTTTGATTTTCTTTATCTGAATTATGCATGCGGTTGCTCCTGCATGATACTTTGCTTGGCGCGTTTTAATATCACACCAACATGATTCTTAGTTAGGCCACATACGTCTGCTATTTCGTCGTAACTTAAGCCTTCAAGGGAAAGGGTAAGCACCTGTCTTGGTTGCAGTGGTAACGCTCTGACAGCGCGCAACAGGCGTTCTAAAGACTGGTGTTGGCTAGACATTTCTTCTGGGGATTTTGTGTTACTCGCGTACCCTTCAGAGCCCGTATCATCGTGGTCGTATTGGTGGGTATCAATACGCTTCACTTGACTTGCTACGTGAGTCACAGCGCGGTTGTGAGCAATTTTCAAAATATAAGTTTTTACGCTGCTATCGCCTTTAAAGCGAGACAGTCCTTGCCAGACTGCAATAGCAATTTCTTGCAATAGCTCTTGTTGCATCGCTTCGTTTGCCTCATAGCTGTTAGCTACACGGCCAAGTAGTGCTCCGTATTGCGCAAAAACATCTTCAAAACCCTGGCCCAAGGTCACATCCCTAATAGCAAAAACTGTTGTTATTTTATTGTGTTACTTCTATCAGTCTGCCCATGCCAGTTTTTATTACAAACTTTTTTCATTCCCGTTGTAATTTTTTTGAGCAGCTCCCGACTACTGATAATAGAAATGAAAATAGAACATGCTGTATTGAGAGATGCAGGCACTTCTTTAAATGCTTCGACCTTAAATGAGGAAAACACTATGTCTACGTTAAGTTTAGTTTTGTTGATTGGCAGCATCACGTCGCTTGCGCTTTTGGCAAGCTACCTAGACGCAAAATTTCAGTGGCGATTGAACGACTGGATGAATGGCGAGTGCAGTAACCCTTTTGTAAAAGCCGTTACTGACAAACAGCAGAAGCGTTTAGCGGAAAAAGATGCGCAAATTGAATCTCTGATGGCTAGGATTGAAACCCTTGAAACCATTGTCACTGAGCCTGCTTACGAGCTAAACAAAAAAATCAACGCCCTTAAGTAAACACGCTTATCAGGGGTCGTTGAATTAATGTATAGTAAAGTTCAACAGGCACTAGCTAGATACGGGTGGGCGACGCATAAAGCGGGGCACTTTCCCCATTGCAATAGCGTTACCCACCAGCACAATCACGACACCGAGTACGGATAACACACTCCAGGTATAGCCTTCAAAAAACGTTGAGATAACCAGTGCAACCATGGGGTATACCAGCACCACGTAGGCAGCCTTGTCAGCGCCCATCTGTTTTAAAAGCTTCATGTAGGCGCCAAACGCAAACACAGAACCAAAAATAGCCAAATAAACAAGTGATAGATAGAACTCAATGTGGGTAGGTATTCTTAGTTCACCAGGCATAGCCAGCGAGGTGATGAAAAGCAGCGCCATGGCGTAGCTCATAGCATAAAAATTCATTTGAATAACAGGTGTGCCCGAGGTCAAAATACGCTCGGAAATAACGTTGCCCGTTGACGCACAGAAAAAGCTGACAAATGCGATGGCAAGACCGGTGGCTAGAGCCGCGTCCATAGAGACTTTTGAAAACTCAGGCACAAATAAACACACAATACCTACTAAGCCAAAGGTGGCCCCAACCACTACTTCTTTTCTTATGGGCTCTTTTAGCCACCACCGGCGAAGTACAACGTTAATGTAAATAATGCATGAGCTCATAAGTGCCAGCAGCGCACTAATGATATGCGCTTGCGCAATATACAGCAGCGTGTAGTTTAAGCTGTATAAGAAGAGCCCTACTGCCGCCATTTTCACATGAACGTGTAAGGGAAGTTTTAGCGGTAAACGTTTAATAACACAGTATGCCCCCAAACACGCCGACGCTAAGAAGTAGCGAAGCGCTATGGCAAACGTTTCTGATGTGTGTCCGATTTGATAGGTTATTGCTATCCAGGTTGAGCCCCAAATTAGGCAACAAAGAGCAAATAAGGTCGCATTGTTCATAACCGCGTTTTAACCTAAAAACTCTGTTAAATGGGCAAGGGCTTTATCAAGCAGCTTTTGCCTGGCCCCATTCCCAATCCACGCATTATGTGGCGTTACCAATAAATTAGGTAAGGGTTCTTTTAGTAATATATGGTCGATGGGCGGTGGCTCTACGCTCAGTACGTCTAAGCCTGCACCACCAATCTTGTTGTGCTTAAGCGCATGGTAAAGCGCCTTTTCATCAACCAGCCCGCCACGAGCGGTATTGATAAGAAAAGCTGTTGGCCGCATCAATGACAGCGTATCTGCGTTAATAAGCTTTTCGGTGTCTTCAGTAAGCGGGCAATGGAGGCTTATCACATCGGCATCGGGTAAAAGGGAAGTAAGGCTAGGGCGAGGGTCGTCTTGTTTACCGGGGCGAGCAGCAATACTCACTTTCATCCCCATAGCTTTGAACAATGCTTCTACACGCTTACCAAGTTCGCCGTGCCCCACGATCACCGCGTGTTTACCTGCAAGCTCGATCACTGGGTGATTAAGTAAGCAAAAATGAGAAGAAGCGGACCATGCCTGCTTATCCATATCGCGTTGATATGCCACAAAGTTCGTAGCCAAATTCAGCACTAAGGTTAACGCGTGCTGCGCCACACTATCAGTGCCGTAGCCCTCTACATTTTGAACGGAAATACCCGCTTGCTTACAATAATCACGATCGATATTGTTCATACCAGTGGCCGTTACACCAATATACTTAAGCTGTTCTGCCTGCTTTAAATCTTCGGCATTTAGCACAACTTTATTTACTAAAACCGCATCGGCTGCTCGAATACGCTCGACAATCTCTTTAGCATGGGTCTGCTGATAAAGTGTGACGTCGGCATTGAGACTATCAAGCACAGAAGTATCAAGGCTCGGTAAATCCATGGTTTCAGCGTCTAAAAAGACAACTCGCTTTTTTTGCCCGTTGCGCGACGATTGTGTCTGGCTATCTTCAACTTTACCGTTCGAAGTATTGTGTTTTGTCATTGTCGATAGGCCTACATTACTTCCACAATAGATTCTAACGCTGCTTTTACGTTTACAGGAATGGGAATAGCTTTATCGGTCTTCCTATCTACAAATACATGTACAAATTGACCATGCGCCACGCGTCGCTTATTTTCGCCGGCATACACAGACAAGCCATAGGTCACCGAACTTCGGCCAATTTTGATTACCCGTAGTCCTACAAAAATGTCTTCAGGATATGCCGCCGGAGCCACGTACTGGCATTGACTACTTACCACATACGCAACGGTTTGCCCGTTGTGTATATCTAAATTGCCTTTTTCAATCAAAAAGCGGTTTACCGCGCTATCAAAAAAACCGTAATACACAACATTGTTGATATGACCGTATGCATCATTGTCTTGCCAGCGGGTGGCAATAGTGACGTTATAAGGGTAATCGGCAAGTGTTGGTGTAATATCAGTCATGATCAATCCTTGGCATATAGATTTAGATGAGTGTTGTTGCCCAATCAACACAAACAGTGAACATATATAGCGCCTAAGCGCTATATCGTATTTTATTGTTTGTGCTATGAATAAAGCACCATATCGTCACGGTGAACGGCAACATCGCTTGTTTCATAACCTAACACATTGGCGATTTCTTTCGACTTTTTCCCTTTTATTAGGGTTAAGTCTTTTGCGTTATATAAGCAAAGGCCTTTAGCGATAACTTCTCCATCGCACATCACTTCAACGGCATCACCTTGTTCAAATGAACCGATCACGTTCAAAATACCAGTGGGTAATAGCGACGCACCTTTGCTTACCAGCGCCTCTTTCGCACCGCTATCTACCTCGACTCTGCCAGCGGTTTTAAGGGTGTGAGTAAGCCAAAGCCTTCGGGCGCTGGCCGGTGTGCTGCTAGCAGTGAATAAAGTCCCAGGTACCTTGCCTTCAAGTAAAGCATCGAAGGTTTCGCCTTTTCGCCCATTAACAATAAGGGTTTGGATACCACTGCTGGTGCACTTATCCGCCGCTTCAATTTTTGTACGCATACCACCTGTACCTACCGCAGTACCCGCGCCCCCCGCTAGTCCGTAAATAGTACGGTCGATTTTTTCCACCTTCGGAATAAGGGCAGCAGAGTCATCTTTTCTGGGGTCTGCAGTAAATAAACCGTCAATATCAGAGCAAATAATTAAGGTATCAGCCTGCGCGACCAATGCCGTGTAAGCCCCCAAATTATCGTTATCACCCACTTTGAGTTCATTAACGGCAACTGTGTCATTTTCATTCACAATGGGTAGAGCATTGTGATTTAAAATTTCACGTAACGTGTTTTTGATATTTACGTAGCGCGTTCTATTGCGTAAATCATCTGCCGTTAGCAATACCTGAGCGCAAGGGAAGTCAAAAAAGCGCTGCCAGTTGGCCATCATCAGGTTCTGGCCAATTGCAGCCATGGCCTGCTTCTCCGCAATAGAAGCGTTGTGGCGAACTTTAACTTGGCTACGACCAGCGGCGACACTGCCAGATGAAACCAAAATTACTTCTTTGCCAGCCTCTCGGCTTGCGGTAATAAATCGAGCAAGAGATAAAAGGTAGCGTCCGCTACACCCATTACCTTCAGGTGCAATAAGGGCACTGCCAACTTTAATAACAGCACGTTGCCAATTAAAACAATTCATAGGGGGGAAGAAAAAAGATAACAAGAGCTTAAGAATACGACAGTTAAAGCGTATAACAAAACGTTCTGTTACAGTTTTTTTGCGTTAAAACATGGTTAGTTTACGGTCAAAAAATTGGATTGTGCGTGCCATGCTTATATACTAGCAAGTGTTATCTTATAACAATTCTAACTTACAAGTTGCAAGGAACCTGCATGAGCACCGCAAAACGACACTTTTTCTGGCTAGCGCCAGTGTTGTCTATGCTGATTTCTCTTCCTAGTACCGCCGCTATAAAACAAACAAAAGGCGACTTTGAAGATAAATTCCGTCAGCTAGACGAAGTACTTCCTACTCCCAATGTTTATCGCAACGCCGCTGGTGAGCCTGGTCATCAATACTGGCAACAGCAAGTAGATTACGATATCGATGTAAAGCTGCTTGAAGACGAGCGCCGTATCGAAGCAAGCGAAGAAATTACGTATTACAACAACTCGCCCGATACCCTTAAGTACTTGTGGGTCCAGCTTGACCAAAACAAATTCCGTGACGACTCAATGTCTGCGCTTACTACCACTTTCGGTGGCATTGGTAACCGTGGACCAGGCACGCAAGCCGCAAGTGGCAATACGCCCGCTAAATTAAGCATGGGCGCACTGCGCCGCCAGCAGTTTGTTGAAGACAATGAACTGGGTTACACCATTTCTCGCGTTGAAGACAAAGCGGGCAATGACTTACGCCACACCATTGTGGGTACCCTAATGCGGGTTGACCTAGCTAAGCCACTAAAGCCGGGCAGCAAAGTAACCTTTGATATCGACTTTGCCTTTAATATTGTTGAAGAAGATGCGGTTTCAGCACGTGCAGGTTACGAGCACTTCCCAGATGATGAGCGCGAAGGCGGCAACGATATTTTCTTGCTAGCTCAGTGGTTCCCTCGTCTGGCGGCTTACACCGATTACGAAGCGTGGACTAACAAAGAGTTTATTGGCCGTGGTGAGTTCACCCTAGAATTCGGTAACTACGAAGTAGATATCACGGTTCCAGCTGACCACATCGTATCGTCAACAGGTGTGCTTCAAAACCCGAAAGACGTGCTTACCAAAACACAACGGGATCGATTGAAAAAAGCAGAAAAAGCTGACCGTATCGTATTCATCGTTTCTCCTGAAGAAGCTATTGAAAACGAAAAAGAAGGCACCTCTAAGCTTAAGACTTGGACCTTTAAAGCGGATAACGTACGTGATTTTGCTTGGGCTTCGTCGCGTAAGTTTGCATGGGATGCACGTGGCTATCAGCAAGGTGGTGACACTCAGCCGCTTGTAATGGCAATGTCCTTCTACCCGAAAGAAGGTGGTGAGCTTTGGCAGAAGTATTCAACAGAGTCAATCATCCACACTATGGATGTATACAGCCGTTTTAGCTTCGATTACCCATACCCAGTAGCGCAGTCAGTCAATGGTCCAGTTGGCGGCATGGAATACCCCATGATCACCTTTAATGGACCTCGTACAGAACTTCGTGATGACGGTTCACGCACCTACTCGCTAGCTGAGAAACGCTTCCTAATTGGCGTAGTTATCCACGAAGTGGGCCATATCTACTTCCCTATGACAGTAAACTCTGATGAGCGTCAGTGGACGTGGATGGATGAAGGTCTTAACAGCTTCCTAGATGGCGTTGCCGGTCGCGAATGGGACCCAACGATTCCATGGGGTGTAGAGCCGCGTGATATCACAGGCTACATGAAGTCTCAGACGCAGGTGCCAATTATGACCCAGTCTGACTCGGTACTTCGCCTAGGTCCTAATGCTTACACCAAGCCAGCGGTAGCATTAAACATTCTTCGCGAAACTATCCTTGGTCGTGAGCTATTTGACTTCGCATTTAAAGAATACGCGCAGCGCTGGATGTTTAAACGTCCAACTCCATCTGATTTCTTCCGCACTATGGAAGAGGCCTCGGGTGTAGATCTAGATTGGTTCTGGCGCGGTTGGTTTTATACCACGGACCACGTAGATATTAGCCTAGACAGTGTACACAAGCTGCGTTTAGACACTGAAGATCCAGATATCGACTTTGCTCGTGAGCGCGAAGCGGAAATGGAAAAGCCTAAGTCACTTACCGATATTCGCAATAAAGAAGAAGGTAGAAAGCTGTGGGTAGACCGCTTTGAAGATATTAGCGATTTCTACGATGAAAACGACCGCTATACCGTAACCAACAAAGAGCGCAACAAGTACAAGAAGTTCCTTGATAAGCTTGAACCTTGGGAGCGTAAAGCCTTTGAACGTGCGGTAAAAGAGGACAAAAACTACTACGTGCTAGATTTTAGTAACAAAGGTGGTTTGGTAATGCCGATTATTCTTGAGCTAGCCTTTGAAGACGGTACGAAAGAAGAAATGCGCATTCCGGCGGAAATCTGGCGTCGTACACCTAAGGCCGTCAGCAAGCTTATTGTGACTGACAAAGACAAAGAGCTGGTAAGCGTTACGGTTGACCCACATTGGGAAACTGCGGACGTAGACGTGGAAAATAACCACTACCCACGCCGTATCATTCCTTCTCGCATTGAAGCGTATAAGAACAAGCCGCGTAACACTTACGAGTACCGCGATCTTATGCACGATTCAAAGACCGAGCTAAAAACTGACGACGAGGATAAAGATGACGAATAAGTTGTCTTTATCCCGCCTGCTGCAGAGCTCTCATGCTCTGCTTGCAAGCGTTAGTGGGTTGGCTATTGCGGCTTCGCTATTTGTTAGCGCGATGTCGTTCAGCACAATTGCCCAAGCGCATCAAATAAAAGCAGCGATAACAACGGTACTGTTCAACCCCAGAACAGAAAATATCGAAGTGATGCACCGCTTTAATTTGCATGATGCTGAGCACGCGGTTAAAGCCTTGTTCGATAAGCATGCAGATATTATGGATGACGTTGAAACACAGCAGCAGTTTGCTGATTACGTTGCCCATCACTTTGCGATTTTAAATGCGGCAGGCGAATCGTTAAAACTTGCAGATGTGGGCTTTGAAGTTGAAGGTAAGCACTTTTGGGTTTATCAAGAAACTGCTGAACCGCCTGTGCTAGAAGGCATTAAAATTCGTCATGATGCATTGCGTGACTTATGGCCGAAGCAAGTGAATACGCTAAATGTAGAAGGCAAGGGCGATATTAAAACCCTCACCTTTGCTGATAGTGTAAATCTGCTGGAAGTGAGCTTTAAAAGTCAAAGTAGCGACCATCATTAATACCTAGCAGTATAGGTTTATGAAAGCCCACCAGCATTCTTTGTCAAACGACAGTGAAAGCTGGTGGGCTTTTTTGTTTACGTGTTTCACGGTGCCCTTGTAGATAATGGATGCCTATCTCAGTCCTCGCCCCCCTCTAGTTCGAGAGTCGCATTCGAATAGGGAAAATCAAATATCTAAAACACACTTTATAATTGTCGTGTGAGACCGAAGTCGTATAGTCATCTTGGCATGCATGCTCTACCTTAACTATGGATAAACAGTTAATGAGGTACATCATGACCAATAG encodes:
- a CDS encoding acyl-CoA thioesterase is translated as MTDITPTLADYPYNVTIATRWQDNDAYGHINNVVYYGFFDSAVNRFLIEKGNLDIHNGQTVAYVVSSQCQYVAPAAYPEDIFVGLRVIKIGRSSVTYGLSVYAGENKRRVAHGQFVHVFVDRKTDKAIPIPVNVKAALESIVEVM
- a CDS encoding DMT family transporter — its product is MNNATLFALCCLIWGSTWIAITYQIGHTSETFAIALRYFLASACLGAYCVIKRLPLKLPLHVHVKMAAVGLFLYSLNYTLLYIAQAHIISALLALMSSCIIYINVVLRRWWLKEPIRKEVVVGATFGLVGIVCLFVPEFSKVSMDAALATGLAIAFVSFFCASTGNVISERILTSGTPVIQMNFYAMSYAMALLFITSLAMPGELRIPTHIEFYLSLVYLAIFGSVFAFGAYMKLLKQMGADKAAYVVLVYPMVALVISTFFEGYTWSVLSVLGVVIVLVGNAIAMGKVPRFMRRPPVSS
- the proB gene encoding glutamate 5-kinase; translated protein: MNCFNWQRAVIKVGSALIAPEGNGCSGRYLLSLARFITASREAGKEVILVSSGSVAAGRSQVKVRHNASIAEKQAMAAIGQNLMMANWQRFFDFPCAQVLLTADDLRNRTRYVNIKNTLREILNHNALPIVNENDTVAVNELKVGDNDNLGAYTALVAQADTLIICSDIDGLFTADPRKDDSAALIPKVEKIDRTIYGLAGGAGTAVGTGGMRTKIEAADKCTSSGIQTLIVNGRKGETFDALLEGKVPGTLFTASSTPASARRLWLTHTLKTAGRVEVDSGAKEALVSKGASLLPTGILNVIGSFEQGDAVEVMCDGEVIAKGLCLYNAKDLTLIKGKKSKEIANVLGYETSDVAVHRDDMVLYS
- a CDS encoding D-2-hydroxyacid dehydrogenase; this encodes MTKHNTSNGKVEDSQTQSSRNGQKKRVVFLDAETMDLPSLDTSVLDSLNADVTLYQQTHAKEIVERIRAADAVLVNKVVLNAEDLKQAEQLKYIGVTATGMNNIDRDYCKQAGISVQNVEGYGTDSVAQHALTLVLNLATNFVAYQRDMDKQAWSASSHFCLLNHPVIELAGKHAVIVGHGELGKRVEALFKAMGMKVSIAARPGKQDDPRPSLTSLLPDADVISLHCPLTEDTEKLINADTLSLMRPTAFLINTARGGLVDEKALYHALKHNKIGGAGLDVLSVEPPPIDHILLKEPLPNLLVTPHNAWIGNGARQKLLDKALAHLTEFLG
- a CDS encoding RNA polymerase sigma factor, coding for MGQGFEDVFAQYGALLGRVANSYEANEAMQQELLQEIAIAVWQGLSRFKGDSSVKTYILKIAHNRAVTHVASQVKRIDTHQYDHDDTGSEGYASNTKSPEEMSSQHQSLERLLRAVRALPLQPRQVLTLSLEGLSYDEIADVCGLTKNHVGVILKRAKQSIMQEQPHA